The following is a genomic window from Thermodesulfobacteriota bacterium.
GCTCGGACAACACCAACACCAAATCCGTTACCGCCTTAAAAGCGCAAATCGTGGGCGCCCTGTCCATGAAGGCTTCCTATACCCTGGATCACAACTCCCAGGTTCCTGAAGACAAGAACAAGACCGACAGAGAGACGGCACTGACGCTGGTTTACGATTTTTAATCCGCACGTTTGCCGGGTCGATCCGGGAACGGTCGAAAGACGGCTGTTCCCGGATCCGGCCAGCCGTGTCTACCCCTTTTCCCGGCGATAGACCAGTCTCCCGCCCATGAATACCATCTCCGGCCTGGCCGCGTTTTGCACGGTTTCCAGGGGATTGTCCCGGAAAACAACCAGGTCGGCCAGTTTACCCGGTTCCACCGAACCCAGGTTATCCTCTTCCCGGATCAGGCGGGCGTTGTTGAGGGTGGCCATGCGCAGGATGTCGGCCGGCCGCATGCCCTGCTCCTCCAGCAGCCGCATCTCCAGAACCATGGCGCCGGGAAAGATGAGCGGCACGCCGCCGTCATTGCCGCAGCCGAAAGTCACCCCCGCCCGGTAAAGATCGATGGTGTTCAGGGCGCCGTCGTTGGCCGCCGCGTTCATGACGGTCGGGTCCGGCCAGGGAAAGAGATGCCGGGATTCGTATGACGCCGGATCGCACAGCCGGCGGTGATACTTGAGGGTGCTCCCGGCCAGTTCCGGTTCGCAGAACTCTTCGATCAGGGCCGGCATGGACTGTCGCCGTTCCTGCTCGATCCGCACGGAGAACCCCTTGCCCCAGTTGACGTCCCCATGCCGGGGATAGGCCAGGGCGAAAGCCACCGAGGCGGTGGGGATGATGGTGTGCCCGTTGTCGATGATCCGGCGGGCGGCGGCCTCGGGGATCCCCTTGTCCGTGGCCATATGCTCCAGGGACGGCACACCGGCGTCCAGCCCCGTCATCAGCCCGTCCAGGGTGGTGTGGTGCATGGCCACGTATTTTCCCAGTCGTTCCGCCTCATCCTGAATGGCCCGGACGGTCGTACCGTCCATGACCGGGATGGTGCTGCCCGGCATCAGCAGTTCCCGCGGCTGCTGGAAAAGCTTGATGAAGTTGGCGCCTCTGTCCGCCGCCCGCCGCACGGCCAGTCGCCCTTCTTCGGGCGTGTCCACCGGCTGCCAGAAGGGCGTTTTCTTGAAAAAAGGCAGCATCCGGTCGGTGTAGCCGTCGCGCACGTCCAGAGCGCTGCTCCACTGGATACGCGGTCCCAGGACGTCCCCGCGGCCGATCTTGTGGCGCAGATCCTCCAGGAACACGCCCATGGACAGCATGTCGCGGACCGTGGTCACCCCGTGCCGGACGCACTCTTCGGCGTTCCGTTCCAGTTGCCTTTCAAAGGCCATGATCATGCCCGGGCCGAACCCCATGGCGCCGGACAGGGACATGTGACAGTGGGCGTTGATGATGCCGGGCATTACCCAGGCGCCTTTAAGGTCTAGCGTTCTATCGGCCGCGGCCGGTCGCTCCGCTTCCGGCGGCAGGACGGCCGCGATGCGTCTGTTCCGGATCAGCAGGGCGTGATCCTTGAGCGCGATCCCCCGGGCCACGTCGATGATCGAACATCCGGTCAGCAGGAGATAATCCTCCGGCCGGGCCAGCGGTTCAGGCGCGACCCGGCGGGGGCTGAGCCTGGCGCAGGAATTCGTGGCGGTTCCCATGGCCGCCAGAGCGGCGAGCTGAAGAAACTGTCGTCGGTTCATAAAGTAAATTCCTTGCTATGATGATATTGCATGTCGTCTTGAGAGACTGTGTAAAAATGACCCATCAAGTATAGTCCAATATCGCAGGAGAAGGAAATCCGGATTTCCCGTTTTATTGGACATCGATCCGGTTCAGCCCGCCGTTCATTTATACACTGGTCCCTGCCAGCCGCTTTCCGGTAGAAAAGCACTCGGGTCGATATTGTTAAAATACAAATAGAATACAAAAGCTTGAACAGAATCTCATGCTCCCTGGCGCAGCTTGGCCGCCCGTGGCACATCTTTTGCTGAAATTTTCATAAGCGGCAATCTCATCATTATCCTTCGCGTAAGAGGGATGATCGATCGGTTATCACGGGTTGAATGCGTCTTGCCCCATTGATTCTGAACCACCCCTATCTGGAGCCGCTGATGTCAATAATTAAACAGGGAGAGGTCGCCATGCAATCAGAAAACAAAACCGTTTCCTGGAGCCGGAGCCTGCAATTCAAGATCGGTCTGTCCCTTGTCCTGTTGAGCACCCTGGTGCTGGCCGGGTTCGGCGTGATCCAGTATTTGAGCATGCGGTCGGAAAGCCGGGTGATGCTCAATTCCGTTGCCGATGCCGTCATGAAGCGCCTGGTGGAAAACCTGGCCGGCCCCCTGTGGAGCTTCGACGACCAGCAGCGGGATGCCGTTATCCTGGGTGAAATGCGCGAGCAGGTCCTGCAGGGTGTGATCGTGAAGGACCCCCAGGGCCGGCTGCTG
Proteins encoded in this region:
- a CDS encoding amidohydrolase family protein produces the protein MNRRQFLQLAALAAMGTATNSCARLSPRRVAPEPLARPEDYLLLTGCSIIDVARGIALKDHALLIRNRRIAAVLPPEAERPAAADRTLDLKGAWVMPGIINAHCHMSLSGAMGFGPGMIMAFERQLERNAEECVRHGVTTVRDMLSMGVFLEDLRHKIGRGDVLGPRIQWSSALDVRDGYTDRMLPFFKKTPFWQPVDTPEEGRLAVRRAADRGANFIKLFQQPRELLMPGSTIPVMDGTTVRAIQDEAERLGKYVAMHHTTLDGLMTGLDAGVPSLEHMATDKGIPEAAARRIIDNGHTIIPTASVAFALAYPRHGDVNWGKGFSVRIEQERRQSMPALIEEFCEPELAGSTLKYHRRLCDPASYESRHLFPWPDPTVMNAAANDGALNTIDLYRAGVTFGCGNDGGVPLIFPGAMVLEMRLLEEQGMRPADILRMATLNNARLIREEDNLGSVEPGKLADLVVFRDNPLETVQNAARPEMVFMGGRLVYRREKG